The DNA window CCCATCATTTTCTGGCCATATATGACAAAACCAAGACCAAGAGTACTCTCTTTGTCTCTTCTCTATTAGATTTGACCGGACAATTTTAATATTTCGAAGGTTttcatttttagttttttttttatctttatatatatatatgtgctaATATGCATAGTCAAAATGGGGCCAAAATCTCAAGCTTTTCAACTTATTGTATACATATACTACTTACTAAATAGCGTTTTCATTTTTGGGTATATattacttatcttttttttCCCCTTACTTTCATTCATTGTAGATCACAAACAATCACATATGAATAAGAGCCCAACCCACATGTGTTAACCGAGCTTTCAGGATCTTCACCACAAAGCATGgtgttcatatattatatacatcatggtgtttgatatattatatacatttttatttttatttttatttttacaataacgaccttaattaaattatttcccACAATCAATACTTGATCCTTTTactatgaataaaaataaatgatcaATAACTAATGCAAATTAAATAATGCACATGGAAACATATTGACTCTACCTTTCTTCTCCTTTTTATCGATCCCATCCAAACAGAATTGTTCGATTCAATTCAAGCTTATAGACTCTTTAAACTTTACTaaccattatatatatatatatatatataaatatatatatattaaaataaatttgttgTAATTTTCAGGTACTTATTTATAACAAAAACCAGTACTCCATATAGGACTATTATTAAGAGATCACACACACCATGATCAGTAACCTTAAGCTTGGAGTAGAAGTAGTGAGTGCACACAATTTATTACCAAAAGATGGTCAAGGCTCATCTAGTGCCTTTGTGGAGCTATACTTCGATGGACAAAGACATCGTACAACCATTAAAGAGAAAGATCTAAATCCAGTTTGGAACGAGACTTTCTTCTTCAACATCTCAGACCCTTCCAATCTCCATTACCTTTCTCTGGATGTCAACGTGTTTAACAATGTCAGAGCCACCAACTCACGCTCCTTCCTCGGAAAAATCAGCCTCACCGGAACTTCCTTCGTCCCTTACACAGACGCCGTCGTTTTCCACTACCATCTAGAGAAACGCGGCTTCTTATCTCGTGTCAGAGGAGAGCTCGGTCTCAAAGTCTACGTTACAGATGAAGCCACCGTAAAATCCTCACTCAATACTAATCATTCCGGCACCCCTGTCGATCAAGCAggtaatcatatatatatatatatggatcgATGATATAGCATTTActattaaataaacatttatgcatattaatataaattttattaattcctACTTTCTCAGGTCATGAAAACCCGACTCGGAAAGTCGCGTCTCGGCATACTTTTCATCATTTACCTAATCAAACTCATCACCACAGTGATCACTCCTCTTCCTCCGCCATTGTCACCCCCACGGCTTCAACTGCAACTCTTCCTCATCTTGACCCTCACGCTCACCATAATGCCGCCAAATACGGTGTTATGGATGAGATGATGAAACATCCTGAGCAACAGCAGCCTGCGAAGCTAGTCCGGATGTACTCGGCTACGCAGCCGATGGACTACGCTTTAAAGGAAACTAGTCCATTTCTGGGCGGCGGAAGAGTTGTCGGCGGTCGCGTGGTTCGTGGCGGAGACAAGACCTCCAGCACTTACGATCTAGTCGAGAGAATGTATTTTCTGTACGTGAGAGTTGGGAAGGCTCGTGAGCTTCCGGCTATGGACATTACGGGGAGTTTAGATCCGTTTGTCGAAGTCAAGATCGGAAACTATAAAGGGATAACGAAACATTTTGATAAGAAACAAAATCCGGAATGGAATCAGGTTTTCGCATTCTCGAAGGACAGAATGCAAGCTTCGGTACTTGAAGTTGTGGTCAAAGATAAAGATTTAGTCAAAGACGATTTCGTTGGTATTGTGAGATTTGATATTAACGAAATCCCACTCCGAGTTCCTCCTGATAGTCCTTTGGCTCCGGAATGGTACAGACTTGAGGATAAGAAAGGGGAGAAAATCAAAGGTGAGCTTATGTTAGCTGTTTGGATCGGGACTCAAGCAGACGAATCATTTTCTGACGCGTGGCATTCCGATGCTGCTACTCCCATTGATTATTCCTCCTCAGCCGTTTCCTCCACGATTCGTTCCAAAGTCTATCATTCCCCAAGACTTTGGTACGTTCGAGTCAACGTAATCGAAGCTCACGATTTGATTCCAACTGAAAGGAATCGCTTTCCCGATGCTTATGTAAAAGTCCAAATCGGTCACCAAGTTCTCAAAACGAAGCCGTTTCAAGCTCGGACACTTAATGCCCTTTGGAATGAGGATATGCTGTTTGTAGCCTCGGAGCCGTTCGAGGACCATTTGGTAATTACGGTTGAGGACCGAGTCGGTCCAGGAAAGGATGAGATTATTGGGAGAGTCATCTTACCGTTGAATGTCATTGACAGACGCGCCGATGACCGTCCGATTCATTCTCGGTGGTTTAATCTCGAGAAGGCGGTTGCTGTTGATATTGATCAACTGAAGAGAGAGAAATTCTCGAGCCGAATCCACCTCCGAGTTTGCCTTGACGGCGGTTACCACGTGCTCGACGAGTCAACTCACTACAGCAGCGATCTTCGTCCCACGGCGAAACAGCTGTGGAAGCCACCGATCGGAGTTTTGGAACTCGGTATCTTGAACGCTTCGGGGCTCCACCCGATGAAAACCCGAGACGGAAGAGGAACATCAGATACCTACTGTGTAGCCAAATACGGTCATAAATGGATCAGGACCCGAACATTGGTGGATCATTTAAATCCGAAATACAACGAACAGTACACGTGGGAGGTATTCGACCCGGCCACCGTTCTAACTATCGGAGTCTTCGACAACAGCCAGATCAGCAACGAAAAAGACGGACCCAAAAAggatttgaaaataggtaaagtCAGGATCCGAATCTCTACTCTTGAAACGGGTCGGATTTACACCCATTCGTACCCGTTACTGGTACTACACCCGACTGGGGTCAAGAAAATGGGCGAGCTCCACTTAGCCATCCGATTCTCTTGCACAAATTTCGTTAACATGCTTTACGCCTACTCAAAACCGTTACTCCCCAAAATGCATTACGTCAGACCCTTCAGCGTTATGCAGCTCGACTTATTACGCCACCAAGCCGTTAATATAGTAGCGGCGCGGCTAGGGCGAGCCGAGCCGCCGCTGAGAAAAGAAGTGGTCGAGTACATGTCTGACGTGGACTCTCACTTATGGAGCATGAGACGGAGCAAGGCTAACTTTTTCCGATTAATGACGGTCTTCGGCGGAGTTTTCGCTGTTGGAAAATGGTTCGGAGATATCTGCACGTGGAAAAATCCGATAACGACTGTTTTAGTGCACGTGCTTTATTTAATGCTGGTTTGTTTTCCGGAATTGATTCTTCCCACGGCGTTTCTCTACATGTTTTTGATCGGAATCTGGAACTACCGGTACCGGCCGAAGTACCCTCCTCATATGAACACGAGGATTTCTCAGGCGGAGGCGGTCCACCCGGACGAGATGGACGAGGAGTTCGACACTTTCCCGACGACTAGGAACCCTGAGATTGTGAGGATGAGATACGACAGGTTGAGGAGTGTCGCTGGAAGGATTCAGACTGTCGTCGGTGACGTGGCGACTCAAGGGGAGAGAATGCATTCCTTGCTGAGCTGGAGGGATCCAAGGGCTTCAGCCATGTTCGTTAGTTTCTGCCTCTTGGCTGCTTTGATTCTCTACGTTACGCCGTTTCAAGTGATAGCTGCTCTAGCAGGATTCTTCGTTATGCGCCACCCTAGGTTTCGCCACCGGTTACCGCCGGTTCCGGTCAATTTCTTCCGCCGGTTGCCTGCCAGGACTGATAGTATGTTGTAATACTTGGAAGTTGGAATAGTACCATGCAATAATGGAGGTCATATGTTTTTTCTActtctttatataaatatatataatatgaatggggtattatttttgtttgttataatttgtaacatgtaacaCTTCACATGTttctagttttgtttttaattagtACACCACTCTGGAACTTATAAGTATAGTACCTTAGTTTGCTTCATAAATATTATTACTATAAATTAAAgatttttcttatttcatattttgatcatatttttaaaatggtacaaatgaaaatatataagCAAATATTTATATAGCAAAAGTTTTCGAGTTATTTGAGTTTATCACAAAGCagttcactctttttttttttttgacagaaAAGCAGCTCACTCTTTGATTTGTCTtatatatgaatttattttgCCTTTTGCGCATTGTTTTGTCAAATTTTCCTTGCTATttattgtaataatttttaataatgtcTTTCTGATTTTTTCTAATGATTCTTATTTACTAATTTAGCCGACAGAATATCATAGATTCTAATATGgagatatacatatatttataaaataaaattatattcgAAAGACTTGAGCAAGCGCATAACGTGACACTTCTaaaataggaagaaaaaaaaagttgcaTGCATGATGCATATGTACTCCCATTTTGTTCtcattatatgtatttttattattagttttgAAACTCAACTAATATTAATTTGTGATCATGATCAAAATGACTTTGCTTCCATCATCCATGATGTCAACTTTTTCATATTTCATTTCTTGCTGAAACACTAAACAACCAATTAAGATGCATGTCTTctttaactaattaaaaaagatTAACCAACCAaggaatatatatgtattgttgtGATTGTGATGTTGTCaacaaatctatatatatatgtatgtatgtaaaaACTAAACGTGCAACCAAATATGGTGCAACTTTCTAATATACGTGCTTCCatgtttttcaattattaaagaACAAATTATATGGAACCTCCCCCTACTATAGAAAAACCAGAGCCAAGGCTCAACAATCTCCATTCATTCACCATTGTACTTCCTTATTCCACCCAAAATGGCCTTCTCTGTATCCAAAAAGAAACCAAAAGTAGTTTCCAGTAAGAAAATAGAGCTAGAATCATCATCAAACCACTGTTGTAGTTCTTCTTGCTCAATTCTACTAAGAATTATTTACAAAATTCCCACTGCCATAATCTTGCTTCTTCTTATCTTCATTTGGTCTTCCTCCACAACTATTATCTCTGGAAAAATTGTTCatctttgtgtctcttctcGAAAACTCAACGATCTCTACTGTCTTTCTGCTGGT is part of the Cannabis sativa cultivar Pink pepper isolate KNU-18-1 chromosome 5, ASM2916894v1, whole genome shotgun sequence genome and encodes:
- the LOC115718168 gene encoding multiple C2 domain and transmembrane region protein 7 — its product is MISNLKLGVEVVSAHNLLPKDGQGSSSAFVELYFDGQRHRTTIKEKDLNPVWNETFFFNISDPSNLHYLSLDVNVFNNVRATNSRSFLGKISLTGTSFVPYTDAVVFHYHLEKRGFLSRVRGELGLKVYVTDEATVKSSLNTNHSGTPVDQAGHENPTRKVASRHTFHHLPNQTHHHSDHSSSSAIVTPTASTATLPHLDPHAHHNAAKYGVMDEMMKHPEQQQPAKLVRMYSATQPMDYALKETSPFLGGGRVVGGRVVRGGDKTSSTYDLVERMYFLYVRVGKARELPAMDITGSLDPFVEVKIGNYKGITKHFDKKQNPEWNQVFAFSKDRMQASVLEVVVKDKDLVKDDFVGIVRFDINEIPLRVPPDSPLAPEWYRLEDKKGEKIKGELMLAVWIGTQADESFSDAWHSDAATPIDYSSSAVSSTIRSKVYHSPRLWYVRVNVIEAHDLIPTERNRFPDAYVKVQIGHQVLKTKPFQARTLNALWNEDMLFVASEPFEDHLVITVEDRVGPGKDEIIGRVILPLNVIDRRADDRPIHSRWFNLEKAVAVDIDQLKREKFSSRIHLRVCLDGGYHVLDESTHYSSDLRPTAKQLWKPPIGVLELGILNASGLHPMKTRDGRGTSDTYCVAKYGHKWIRTRTLVDHLNPKYNEQYTWEVFDPATVLTIGVFDNSQISNEKDGPKKDLKIGKVRIRISTLETGRIYTHSYPLLVLHPTGVKKMGELHLAIRFSCTNFVNMLYAYSKPLLPKMHYVRPFSVMQLDLLRHQAVNIVAARLGRAEPPLRKEVVEYMSDVDSHLWSMRRSKANFFRLMTVFGGVFAVGKWFGDICTWKNPITTVLVHVLYLMLVCFPELILPTAFLYMFLIGIWNYRYRPKYPPHMNTRISQAEAVHPDEMDEEFDTFPTTRNPEIVRMRYDRLRSVAGRIQTVVGDVATQGERMHSLLSWRDPRASAMFVSFCLLAALILYVTPFQVIAALAGFFVMRHPRFRHRLPPVPVNFFRRLPARTDSML